gcccggccccgccccgcacAGCGCGCGCCGCCCGCAGAGCCCGCGGCCGTGACGCGGGCGTGACGCGGGCGTGACGCGAGTGCCGCCGCTCCCGAGGCCCTCGCGCTGTCCCCGCCGCGCTCCGAGGCAGCCGTAGCTCGGCCCGCGTCGCCAGGCCCCGGGCCGCCCCCGGGTCCctgccgcccgccgcccgccatGGACGACTACGCGGTCCTGTCGGACGCTGAGCTGGCCGCCGTGCTGCGCCAGTACAACATCCCGCACGGGCCTGTCGTGGGTACGCGGCGGCGAGCGGgccccctccccgcgccgccCCCGGGCTCCCGGCCCGCGCCCCTGACCGCTCCGCGTCCCGTGTCTGGCCAGGTTCCACCCGCAAGCTCTACGAAAAGAAAATCTTCGAGTACGAGACCCAGAGGCGGAGGCTCTCGCCCCCGAACTCGTCCGCGTCGTCTTTCTCCTATCGGTTCTCGGGTGAGGCCCCCGCCCCAGAGCCCCACCTGGCCTCCCGTGGGGACGGGGCTTGGGCGCCACGGAGGCCGGGGTCGGGAGGGTGCAGCAGGGGCGCCGGCCGGGAGGGAGGGGCACGGGGGAAAGGAGGGGGGCCTCGGGGGCAAATGGTCCCGGCCCCCCCCCCATTCAGACTTAGACTCGGCATCAGTGGACTCGGATATGTACGATCTGCCGAAGAAAGAGGACGCCTTACTCTACCAGAGCAAGGGTAAGGCCGGGATGGGCCGGGCACCCAGCCACCTTTATGGCACTCCCTCAGGGACCCtggtgtcgggggggggggggggggggaacctgggATCTCGACTCCCATCACCCTCGGCAGCCCTAGAGGGGCGAAACAGTGCCACAGGCTGGCAAATGGGATTCAGATTAGGTCCACTGGGCCGAGGTGGGGCACTGCTCTCCCCTCTGCtaccctgtcccccaccccttcccaagGCTACGGTGATGACTACTATGAGGAGAGCTACTTGAGCACCAGGACTTATGGGGAGCCCGAGCCTGTGGGCGCCTCGAAGGGGTTCCGCCAGCCCCCAAGTTCACTCTCAGACACAGACACCTTTCACCACCAGGTGAGCTGGCCGTTGAGCACTTGGGTGCTACCTGAGGGGGTCGTAGCTGCCTTCGGATAAAACGGGGGGGCTGCTGGGACAAATGGTGGCCCCCCGTGCCTCCAGAGAGGTGTGGTCAGCAGACACCTTCCTGGTCAGGACCGTTCTTTGGGGGCTGTCAGAACTGTTAAGAATAGAgcacttgtggggcacctgggcggctcagtcagttaagcgtctgacttcggctcaggtcacgatgtcatggtttgtaggtttgagcctcctggtcaggctctctgctgacagctcggagcccggaggccgcttgggattctgtatctccctctctctctgcccctccccatctcacgctctgtctctgtctccttcaaaaataaataaacattaggggcacctgggtggctcagtccgtttaGCGCccacaacttcggctcaggtcatgatctcgcagttcgtgaatttgagccccgcgtcgggctctgtgctgacagcgtggagcctggagcctgcttcggattctgtgtctccctctctctctgcccctccccctttcgcgcgcgcgctctctctctctctctctcaaaaataaataaacgttagaaaaaaaatttaatacaaaaatgaatacacgttaaaagaaaaagactagagCACTTGGGACCGGCCTTCCACCCTGATCTGGGATCTAGCTTTGAGCTCTTTCTCGGAACTTCGGGGCAGAAAGTAAGGTGCAGGCAGCCAGGACAGGCGAGGAGCAAGCAACAAAGCCCTACAGACCCTACAGACACAGGGCTCGGACCTCAGGAGGGTCCCGGGAGGGGCAGGGTCTGGGCCTTTAAGCATTGGTCAGAATAGGCCGGTTGGGAGAGTTTGGACTGAGGGAGAGGACAGGCCACGCCGACCTGCCTGCTGGTCTCCTTTCCTGACTCTCACCTACAGGTGCGTGAGGACAGTCTTTTCTCTTCTGAAGAGGAGAGCAAGGATAGGTGAGTAGGAGGGAGGACCAGGCACTGGGTGTGATTCCAGGCcctggcgcccccccccccccccccccccgccgcccggctcacctgctcccctctctgcctcagggAGCGCCCCGTGTATGGCCGGGACGGTGCCTACCAGAGCGTCGCGCACTACCGCCCTGTGTCCAGCGTGTCCAGAAGCTCCCTGGGCCTATCCTATTATCCCACCTCCTCCTCCGTCTCCCCCATGtcctcctctccatcttcccCCACTTCGTGGCTCACTCGTCGAGCTATCCGGCCGGAAAAGCAGGCCCCTGGGGCCGGTCTGGGCCAGGACCGCCAGGTCCCCCTTTGGGGCCAGCTGCTCCTGTTCCTGGTCTTTGCCGCCTTCCTGCTCTTTGTTTACTACTCCTTGCAGGCTGAGGACGGCAATCCCTTCTGGACGGAGCCCTGAGGCTCTGGCTTCGTGGCCGCCTGTTCTCAGAAGTCCTGGCTGACTGCCTTAGTAGTGTTTGctaggggagggggtgggggcttttCTGTGTGTTCTGGCTTGGGAGCGCCGGGCCTGGCCCCGGGCACCACCGGGCCTGGCCCCGGGCACCGCTCGCTCCCCTCGTTCTGCGGGGTAGGTGGCAGGCCCAGGCCCTCCGTGGCACGGTGGGCTTGGGCAGGCCTTCCTCTGGAGCCTTCTGGATCCTTCCTGCTTGCCTCTGACCCTTAGGGCCCAGGAGGGCAAGACTCTTCTCCCGGAGAGGAGAACATGGTTGTTGTCGTTGCATGCCTCCTGTCCGTTGTCACCTCGTTGGGGGGGTCAGCCAAAAGACACCCCGACTTTGTTTTCGTGGACACGCAATAAAAAGACCATTTATTTTTAACGTGTGGGCTCCTTCTGCTGGGTATGGGTCGGGCTCCCCTGGCTGGGGGCCTCCGGGGTCGACATCTGGCTTTGTTGCTTCTCCCCTTTTGCTTTGGGGTTGGGGTAGGGATCGCATGCTACCCGTAGGCGTGTTTGCGCTTTACTTATAGGGTCCCTGACTCCTTACCCAAAGCTGCTGTAACTACTTAGGACAGTAACTGCCACCACGGGGCACGGA
This region of Acinonyx jubatus isolate Ajub_Pintada_27869175 chromosome X, VMU_Ajub_asm_v1.0, whole genome shotgun sequence genomic DNA includes:
- the EMD gene encoding emerin, which gives rise to MDDYAVLSDAELAAVLRQYNIPHGPVVGSTRKLYEKKIFEYETQRRRLSPPNSSASSFSYRFSDLDSASVDSDMYDLPKKEDALLYQSKGYGDDYYEESYLSTRTYGEPEPVGASKGFRQPPSSLSDTDTFHHQVREDSLFSSEEESKDRERPVYGRDGAYQSVAHYRPVSSVSRSSLGLSYYPTSSSVSPMSSSPSSPTSWLTRRAIRPEKQAPGAGLGQDRQVPLWGQLLLFLVFAAFLLFVYYSLQAEDGNPFWTEP